Proteins from a single region of Apium graveolens cultivar Ventura chromosome 7, ASM990537v1, whole genome shotgun sequence:
- the LOC141674994 gene encoding F-box protein At5g49610-like, which produces MSLSKHKYIPSHYFPEQLMSEILKRLPVKDILCCGAVQKSWYSLIRTPMFISLHSNYQKLTSHINPKYLLFHNFDTHELTVRFDDPQCEEYCNHAFDLGSASAWYAQSNGLICLSLMFDSEHHYNPNIALLNPLAHKFKMLPHSPLSIFTFLETEWKALAFGFLPEVNDYVVVHIVKPKSTAAPYSPRYSPDDSYEQALHTVEIGVYSLNSNSWKKICQDKVFVDFMSTNRSVFVNGTAFWVGFNSDLSYQLVMYFDTKTNILGKIKVPNWIALHQRQLCNPLILPFGQSIAYFVEVEDFDAEEDDEDYRSPHLDIWVLKDDMIDEFSWEKKMSVSISEDVSAQVLGVRNNGDPILGKSNSLITYDLDTHEPNDFVDRLTPYSNDEDTPFFFIHPFVETLRLLDIDRHN; this is translated from the coding sequence ATGAGTTTGTCAAAGCACAAGTACATTCCCTCCCACTACTTTCCCGAACAGCTTATGTCTGAAATACTCAAAAGACTTCCCGTCAAGGATATCTTATGCTGTGGAGCTGTCCAAAAATCATGGTATTCTCTTATAAGAACTCCTATGTTTATCTCTCTCCACTCTAATTATCAAAAACTCACATCCCATATAAACCCTAAATATCTACTTTTCCATAATTTTGATACCCATGAATTAACAGTACGTTTCGATGATCCACAATGTGAAGAATATTGCAATCATGCATTTGACTTAGGATCAGCTAGTGCTTGGTATGCGCAATCAAATGGTTTAATTTGTCTGTCTTTAATGTTTGATTCGGAACATCATTATAATCCCAACATTGCTCTCTTGAATCCTCTTGCTCATAAATTTAAGATGCTCCCTCACTCGCCCCTTTCGATATTTACATTTCTCGAGACTGAGTGGAAGGCTTTAGCTTTTGGGTTTTTACCTGAAGTTAATGATTATGTTGTGGTACATATTGTCAAACCTAAATCGACTGCTGCACCTTACTCTCCTCGATACTCACCTGATGACTCATACGAACAGGCCCTGCACACAGTAGAGATTGGGGTTTATAGTCTTAACTCTAATTCTTGGAAGAAAATATGCCAAGATAAAGTTTTTGTTGATTTTATGAGTACTAATAGATCTGTATTTGTTAATGGAACTGCATTTTGGGTAGGGTTTAACTCCGACTTGTCATATCAGTTAGTTATGTACTTTGATACCAAAACAAATATACTGGGAAAAATCAAGGTGCCTAACTGGATTGCACTTCACCAACGTCAGCTTTGTAACCCTCTTATTCTTCCATTTGGTCAATCGATTGCTTACTTTGTTGAGGTCGAGGATTTCGATGCAGAAGAGGATGATGAGGATTATAGATCTCCTCATCTGGATATTTGGGTATTGAAAGACGATATGATAGATGAGTTTTCTTGGGAGAAAAAGATGAGTGTTAGTATAAGTGAAGATGTTTCGGCTCAAGTTTTGGGTGTAAGGAACAACGGTGATCCAATACTAGGAAAATCAAACAGTTTGATTACATATGATCTTGACACCCATGAACCAAATGATTTTGTTGATCGTTTGACTCCCTATTCCAATGACGAGGATACACCATTTTTTTTCATCCATCCTTTTGTGGAGACTCTGCGTTTGCTTGATATTGATCGACATAATTGA